The proteins below come from a single Psychrobacter sp. PL19 genomic window:
- the gspK gene encoding type II secretion system minor pseudopilin GspK, whose protein sequence is MPMTPNSQRGVALLTILLLVVSITVVAGAMLASQQIAIRRSGLLFNQDQLLQDINAGQQLAVTVIRADNKLNDTDSAQDIWAQPLPPYTLGNHTIATELRDEASRFNINNLYHDGAVDIAALAVFQRLLTQLNLEADIAIAVLDWQDADSEIYKDGGDESVVYAQQTSSVANETLPNQPLVSVEQLQEIRGVSAEGLATLRPYITAVPYYLPINVNTASPTLLAALMDGTTANQMQALTDLRVKQAIGSIDDLWQLAPLSGLEDEQRQALKPLLAVDSQAFMALITATDDSNIDEARQRFATVLISKISADNNINNVGNGAINSNNDINNSSNNDNSNANSGANDSSQQSDSPKVVKVVAQRLWAFRPSF, encoded by the coding sequence ATGCCCATGACACCGAACTCTCAACGCGGTGTGGCGCTATTGACTATTTTATTATTGGTCGTCAGTATTACAGTGGTCGCAGGGGCGATGCTGGCCAGTCAACAGATTGCTATTCGTCGTAGTGGCTTATTATTTAACCAAGACCAACTGCTACAAGACATTAATGCAGGACAGCAGCTGGCGGTAACGGTGATTCGTGCTGATAATAAACTCAATGATACTGATAGCGCTCAAGATATTTGGGCGCAGCCGCTACCGCCTTACACTTTAGGTAACCATACTATTGCTACTGAACTGCGTGATGAAGCCAGCCGTTTTAATATCAATAATTTATATCATGATGGGGCAGTGGATATTGCGGCTCTAGCCGTATTTCAGCGCTTATTAACCCAGTTAAACCTCGAAGCTGATATTGCGATTGCTGTGCTTGATTGGCAAGACGCGGATAGCGAGATCTATAAAGATGGTGGGGATGAGAGTGTGGTTTATGCTCAGCAGACAAGTAGTGTTGCAAATGAAACGCTACCTAACCAACCCTTAGTCAGTGTAGAGCAGCTACAAGAGATTCGCGGGGTCAGCGCTGAGGGGTTAGCAACCTTGCGCCCTTATATTACCGCTGTGCCCTATTATTTACCTATTAATGTCAATACTGCAAGTCCTACGCTACTGGCAGCATTAATGGATGGCACTACTGCGAATCAGATGCAAGCGCTTACTGATTTGCGCGTTAAGCAGGCCATAGGGTCTATTGATGATTTATGGCAACTGGCACCCTTGAGCGGTTTGGAGGATGAGCAGCGTCAAGCGCTTAAGCCGCTACTAGCCGTTGATAGCCAAGCGTTCATGGCGCTCATTACCGCTACAGATGACTCAAATATTGACGAGGCGAGGCAGCGCTTTGCAACTGTATTGATTAGCAAGATCAGTGCAGACAACAACATAAATAACGTTGGTAATGGTGCTATCAACAGTAATAACGATATTAACAACAGTAGCAATAACGATAATAGTAATGCAAATAGCGGCGCTAACGATAGCAGTCAGCAAAGTGACAGTCCTAAGGTTGTTAAAGTGGTCGCACAGCGCTTATGGGCATTCCGACCTAGCTTCTGA
- a CDS encoding TetR family transcriptional regulator, whose translation MSSREQKKLQTRHAFFNAVLDLCMTGQSFSSISLRQVTREVGVVPTAFYRHFDDMESLGKALVVEELGNTLAILRDSLQIGRKRSFDRQIAKSIQLFLYTVSEQPYYWQFLVSERFGGSEAVRKAINDLVKMHGQILGEDLALQPAFAHINTYDRRLLSEAGVNMFFSWIIDWLELTYSEDHDDEIDLAEIEDKKHVMLHNCTRQAQMLFYGAYNWKSSEETLLTDE comes from the coding sequence ATGAGCAGTCGCGAACAAAAAAAACTTCAAACTCGGCATGCATTTTTCAATGCGGTGCTCGATTTATGTATGACAGGCCAGTCTTTTAGCTCTATTAGTCTTCGACAAGTAACGCGCGAGGTTGGCGTTGTGCCGACCGCGTTTTATCGTCATTTTGATGATATGGAGTCGCTTGGCAAGGCATTAGTGGTTGAAGAATTGGGCAATACCCTAGCTATATTACGTGATAGCCTACAAATTGGCCGCAAACGTAGCTTTGATCGGCAAATTGCTAAGAGCATTCAGCTATTTTTGTACACAGTTAGCGAACAGCCATACTATTGGCAATTTTTGGTCAGCGAACGTTTTGGTGGTTCAGAAGCAGTGCGCAAAGCTATTAACGATCTGGTAAAGATGCATGGTCAGATTTTGGGGGAAGACCTAGCACTACAGCCAGCCTTTGCTCACATCAATACCTACGACCGTCGCCTACTCTCTGAGGCTGGGGTAAATATGTTCTTTTCTTGGATTATTGATTGGTTGGAGCTGACTTATTCTGAGGATCATGATGACGAAATCGACTTGGCAGAAATTGAAGACAAAAAACATGTGATGCTACACAACTGTACTCGCCAAGCGCAAATGCTATTTTATGGTGCTTATAACTGGAAATCGAGCGAAGAAACCCTACTGACTGATGAATAG
- a CDS encoding deoxyguanosinetriphosphate triphosphohydrolase, translating into MGAHFDKPHNTSDHWARLFNAQRLGSNKKMPAQDTARSAFHKDYDRLVFSHSFRQLNQKTQVHPLTNQLGIHTRLTHSLEVSCIGRSLGMMAAEKLHDKLPNGLPAGVTPADVGVIVQAACLAHDIGNPPFGHAGEYAIRDWFMHPERKSVLRHLSTNEQLDLLAYEGNAQGFRLLVRNEHHPDVGGMRLTCATLGAFMKYPWLAIHSNELAVDTNIKDPIDTSNGNSNHQQPAPNVQKNLQKFGCFYSEAVQLEKLAACLHLPRSEQHDGFARHPLAYLLEAADDICYALIDLEDGIHLNMLSYTDVASILYELIGERPATITLSPQMSIRQSLASLRARAMMRLVNTVTDAFVANADAMLAGTLAGSLFTHCEPTVRRGISQAKQLAREKIFNHPSKVRVELMANQCLHRLLDAFMPLAWTALATTPKSFEQQRLLILLQPHLDEHQRVLSDNIYHNILNILDFITSMNDHEAYRLAQELQGHWGTMV; encoded by the coding sequence ATGGGCGCTCATTTTGATAAGCCGCATAACACTAGTGACCATTGGGCGCGATTATTTAACGCCCAGCGCTTGGGTAGTAATAAAAAAATGCCCGCACAAGACACTGCTCGGAGCGCTTTTCATAAAGACTATGACCGCTTGGTATTTTCACACTCATTTCGCCAGCTCAATCAAAAAACCCAAGTGCATCCCCTGACCAATCAATTGGGCATTCATACGCGCTTGACTCATTCACTAGAAGTATCCTGTATTGGGCGCTCATTAGGGATGATGGCAGCAGAAAAGCTGCATGACAAATTACCCAATGGCTTGCCGGCGGGCGTCACACCCGCTGATGTTGGCGTGATCGTGCAAGCGGCTTGCTTGGCGCATGATATCGGCAATCCTCCTTTTGGCCATGCTGGAGAATATGCGATTCGCGACTGGTTTATGCACCCCGAGCGCAAATCGGTATTACGGCACCTTAGTACCAATGAGCAGCTGGATCTCTTGGCGTATGAAGGCAATGCTCAAGGGTTTAGATTGTTAGTACGCAATGAGCATCATCCCGACGTAGGTGGTATGCGCCTAACCTGTGCGACCTTGGGCGCATTTATGAAGTACCCGTGGCTGGCCATTCATAGTAATGAGCTTGCTGTTGATACTAATATTAAAGACCCTATTGATACGTCCAATGGTAATAGTAATCACCAACAACCAGCGCCTAACGTACAAAAAAACCTACAAAAATTCGGCTGTTTTTATAGTGAAGCGGTGCAGTTAGAAAAGTTAGCCGCTTGTTTACACTTACCTCGTTCAGAGCAGCATGATGGTTTCGCGCGTCATCCGCTGGCTTATTTATTAGAGGCAGCAGACGATATTTGCTATGCACTAATAGATTTAGAAGATGGTATTCACCTCAATATGCTCAGTTATACGGATGTGGCCAGTATCCTTTATGAGCTGATTGGTGAACGCCCTGCTACTATCACTCTGTCGCCACAGATGTCTATTAGACAAAGTTTGGCATCGCTACGGGCGCGGGCAATGATGCGCCTAGTCAATACTGTCACCGATGCTTTTGTTGCTAATGCAGATGCCATGCTGGCAGGGACACTCGCCGGTAGCTTATTTACGCATTGTGAGCCTACCGTGCGACGCGGTATCAGCCAGGCCAAGCAACTGGCACGTGAGAAAATTTTCAATCATCCAAGTAAAGTACGGGTGGAGCTGATGGCCAATCAATGCTTGCATCGGCTGCTCGACGCCTTTATGCCACTGGCATGGACCGCCCTTGCTACTACGCCAAAATCGTTTGAGCAACAACGTCTGCTAATCTTGCTACAGCCACATCTTGACGAACACCAGCGTGTGCTATCAGACAATATTTATCATAATATTTTAAATATTCTAGATTTTATTACAAGTATGAACGACCACGAGGCTTATAGATTGGCGCAAGAGTTGCAAGGCCATTGGGGTACAATGGTTTAG
- the ychF gene encoding redox-regulated ATPase YchF codes for MGFNCGIVGLPNVGKSTLFNALTKAGIAAENFPFCTKDPNTGIVPVPDLRLKKLADIVKPERVLPTTMEFVDIAGLVAGASKGEGMGNQFLANIRETDAIAHVVRCFDDDNVVHVDGRISPIDDIETINTELALADLDAVERAVFNLTKKAKGGDKDAAAMLDVFKKIEPLLAEGQPARAANLDADEKKLIRSYGLITLKPTMYIANVSEDGFENNPYLDAVRNYATGDESIVIALCNQIESEISLLDEADKQDFLEAMDMEEAGLDQVIRGGYDLLDMQTYFTAGVKEVRAWTVAIGATAPQAAGVIHTDFERGFIRADVIAYDDFIEHNGEKGAATAGKSRLEGKTYIVQDGDVMHFRFNV; via the coding sequence ATGGGTTTTAACTGCGGTATCGTCGGCCTACCAAATGTGGGTAAATCCACCTTATTTAATGCCTTGACCAAAGCGGGAATCGCCGCTGAAAACTTTCCGTTTTGTACCAAAGATCCCAATACCGGTATCGTGCCAGTACCCGATCTACGCCTAAAAAAGCTGGCGGATATCGTCAAGCCTGAGCGCGTATTGCCGACCACCATGGAGTTCGTTGATATTGCAGGCCTAGTCGCCGGTGCCTCAAAAGGTGAAGGCATGGGCAACCAGTTTCTAGCCAATATCCGTGAAACTGATGCTATTGCGCATGTCGTACGCTGCTTTGATGATGATAATGTCGTACACGTCGATGGCCGCATCAGCCCGATTGATGATATCGAAACTATCAATACTGAATTAGCCCTGGCTGATTTAGACGCCGTTGAGCGTGCTGTTTTTAACTTAACTAAAAAAGCCAAAGGCGGCGATAAAGACGCGGCAGCAATGCTTGATGTATTCAAAAAAATCGAACCATTACTTGCTGAAGGTCAGCCAGCGCGCGCCGCAAACCTTGATGCCGATGAGAAAAAGCTCATAAGAAGCTATGGTTTGATTACCCTAAAACCAACTATGTATATTGCCAACGTTAGTGAAGATGGTTTTGAGAATAACCCGTATCTTGACGCGGTACGTAACTATGCGACTGGCGACGAATCTATTGTCATTGCGCTATGCAATCAAATCGAATCTGAGATTTCCCTGCTTGATGAAGCCGATAAGCAAGACTTCTTAGAAGCTATGGATATGGAAGAAGCGGGTCTTGATCAAGTCATTCGTGGTGGTTATGACTTACTCGATATGCAGACTTACTTTACCGCTGGGGTTAAAGAAGTACGTGCTTGGACCGTTGCTATTGGCGCGACTGCTCCGCAAGCGGCTGGCGTGATTCATACTGACTTTGAGCGCGGTTTTATTCGTGCCGACGTTATCGCCTATGACGACTTTATTGAACATAACGGTGAAAAAGGCGCAGCTACTGCCGGTAAGTCACGTCTAGAAGGCAAGACTTATATCGTACAAGATGGCGATGTGATGCATTTCCGCTTTAACGTCTAA
- a CDS encoding ATP-dependent helicase gives MNTTIFDTRDYSYPQNFVDMKPKLERLSQAIKKLEANLIDADSELLSQRLSADLGLTVDYARELNPNQLLAATTIASKVLVIAGAGSGKTKTLTYRTSYLVENGVPPSQILLLTFTRKAANEIKSRAKTLLAGSLPNDNRPDDSSNNSKALNDIASGTFHSFCNMLLRQYSGLLGINPRFTILDTADAEDAIDLINKEKKYPTQTNKQAFPRKKTLQNIISTSRNRRVPIRDLIESNYPDIAIHIPIIEQLAIDFHDYKRANHLYDFDDIISQVVRHLKTNDKFRQLLQKTYRYIMVDEYQDTNIPQKQLIDLICAPATVSLMVVGDDNQSIYAFRGANYENILLFGETYPEAKLIKLEQNYRSTPAVLDYINALSEQITLGYQKQLYSEAATKGGFEGQKPTFCRLSDESKEAKYIADNIIKLKSEYDYDDFAVLCRTSFQSNYVQLEFMERNIPFIVVGGIRFIERRHIKDVLAFVKVLYNPNDTISWHRILTLFKGVGAVTATRLTQAINADNNSFEPLLIPSFTKKSPQLEPLYTLLSKADQVESVEEIIELILEFYIPILKFIEDNWRERTEDFRVLKNLAQEHNSLDKFLENLALDPPNDSVSAMGQPDDGSSEDRDKVTISTIHSAKGLEWPIVFVNSLVDGMTPHYRSLANFEELEEERKLFYVACSRAKTRLYLTAPDYFSSYSGYFDKVSRFIAELPADKVMVEKAKNSMEESDDPVWW, from the coding sequence ATGAATACCACAATTTTTGATACTCGCGATTATAGCTATCCACAAAACTTCGTTGATATGAAACCCAAGCTTGAGCGCTTATCGCAGGCGATTAAAAAGTTAGAAGCAAACTTGATTGATGCTGATTCTGAGTTATTGAGTCAAAGGCTCAGTGCTGATCTAGGCTTGACAGTAGATTATGCCCGCGAGCTAAATCCCAATCAGCTATTAGCTGCTACCACGATTGCTAGCAAGGTACTGGTTATAGCGGGAGCGGGGTCAGGGAAGACTAAAACTTTAACCTACCGCACCAGTTATTTGGTAGAAAATGGTGTGCCGCCCAGTCAAATCTTACTATTAACCTTCACCCGAAAGGCAGCCAATGAGATTAAAAGTCGTGCCAAAACCTTGCTGGCAGGCAGCCTCCCTAATGACAATCGACCGGATGACAGTTCAAACAATAGCAAAGCGCTAAATGATATTGCTAGTGGTACTTTTCATTCGTTCTGTAACATGCTGCTGCGCCAATATTCAGGCCTACTCGGTATTAATCCACGGTTTACTATCTTAGATACCGCGGATGCAGAAGACGCCATCGATCTTATTAATAAAGAAAAGAAGTATCCCACTCAAACCAATAAGCAGGCTTTTCCGCGTAAAAAAACCTTACAAAATATTATCTCAACTTCCAGAAACAGACGTGTCCCTATTCGTGATCTAATTGAAAGCAACTATCCTGATATCGCGATTCATATTCCGATCATTGAGCAATTGGCAATCGACTTTCATGACTATAAGCGTGCCAATCATCTGTATGATTTTGACGATATTATCAGCCAGGTAGTGCGTCACCTAAAGACCAACGACAAATTTCGCCAGCTGCTACAAAAGACCTATCGCTACATCATGGTCGATGAGTATCAGGATACCAACATTCCACAAAAGCAGCTGATTGATCTGATCTGCGCGCCTGCAACGGTATCGCTAATGGTGGTCGGTGATGACAATCAAAGTATCTATGCTTTTCGCGGGGCCAATTATGAGAATATTTTATTGTTTGGCGAAACCTATCCAGAAGCCAAGCTGATTAAGTTGGAGCAAAACTACCGCAGCACCCCAGCAGTCTTAGACTATATCAATGCTTTGTCAGAACAAATTACTTTGGGGTATCAAAAGCAGCTCTATTCTGAAGCGGCTACTAAAGGAGGGTTTGAAGGACAAAAACCTACCTTTTGCCGTCTAAGTGACGAGAGTAAAGAGGCTAAGTATATTGCTGATAACATTATCAAACTCAAATCAGAGTACGATTATGACGATTTTGCCGTACTGTGCCGTACCTCGTTTCAGTCCAACTATGTACAGCTAGAATTTATGGAACGTAATATTCCTTTTATCGTGGTTGGCGGTATTAGATTTATTGAAAGACGGCATATCAAGGATGTCTTGGCATTTGTCAAAGTGCTGTATAACCCTAATGATACTATTTCGTGGCATCGTATTCTAACCTTGTTTAAAGGGGTGGGGGCGGTAACTGCGACCAGACTTACCCAAGCTATCAATGCGGATAATAATTCGTTTGAGCCGCTACTTATCCCGTCATTTACCAAAAAAAGTCCGCAACTTGAGCCGTTATATACCCTGCTCAGTAAAGCTGATCAAGTAGAATCTGTTGAAGAAATTATCGAGTTGATTCTTGAGTTTTATATTCCCATTTTGAAGTTTATTGAAGACAATTGGCGTGAGCGCACAGAAGACTTTCGGGTACTTAAAAATCTAGCACAAGAACATAACAGTCTGGATAAATTTTTAGAGAATCTGGCACTTGATCCGCCTAATGACTCGGTCAGTGCCATGGGTCAGCCTGATGATGGCAGTAGTGAAGATAGGGACAAAGTAACCATCTCGACCATTCATAGTGCCAAAGGACTGGAGTGGCCGATAGTATTTGTAAACTCGTTAGTGGATGGCATGACGCCGCACTACCGATCTTTAGCTAATTTTGAAGAGTTAGAAGAGGAGCGTAAGTTGTTTTACGTCGCTTGCAGCCGCGCTAAGACTAGATTATATTTGACCGCGCCTGATTACTTTTCTAGCTACTCAGGTTACTTTGATAAGGTATCTAGATTTATCGCTGAGTTGCCTGCTGATAAAGTGATGGTCGAAAAAGCAAAAAACTCCATGGAAGAAAGTGATGATCCAGTGTGGTGGTGA
- a CDS encoding NAD(P)/FAD-dependent oxidoreductase has translation MRYEAIVIGAGMVGTSTAWHLQKNNSKVLLLDRKLPGLETSYGNAGLIQREAIHTHPFPRQLTELVRVMPNRGTDIRYRIPAILRYHQALLQYWKYSTPASVKKIEAEWQTLIAHCTSEHQTMITASNADELIRRDGWLQLHRSEETLKTAAAAAISDREQGVEHKVLTIAELKVIEPNANFDGFVGAIHWLNSWQVSNPSALVKAYAKSFQEMGGEIKESNVKAITPDGDGWKVITDSDTYYSDDLVIAAGPWSNELIKPLGYDLPLFPMRGYHQHFKITGKNTINHSMFDMDKGFVMGPMQQGIRITTGAEMTTMDAPKNFGQLKTVLKLAKKILPLEEAVESEAWAGSRPCMPDMKPVIGPAGKHDKLWFAFGHSHQGFTLGPITGRLVEELIHNKPSTVDVAPFNAQRFSK, from the coding sequence ATGCGCTACGAAGCTATTGTTATTGGTGCGGGTATGGTCGGTACATCGACTGCTTGGCATCTACAAAAAAACAACTCCAAAGTTCTACTGCTAGACAGAAAGCTACCGGGACTCGAGACCTCATACGGTAATGCGGGATTGATCCAGCGCGAAGCCATTCATACCCATCCTTTTCCTCGACAGCTAACAGAATTGGTTAGAGTCATGCCCAATCGTGGTACTGATATTCGTTATCGAATACCAGCTATTCTACGTTATCATCAAGCGCTACTACAGTATTGGAAGTATTCTACGCCAGCCTCGGTCAAAAAAATAGAAGCAGAGTGGCAGACCCTGATTGCGCATTGTACTAGCGAGCATCAGACTATGATTACCGCTTCAAACGCCGATGAGCTGATTAGACGTGATGGCTGGCTGCAACTACATCGTTCTGAAGAAACTCTGAAAACGGCTGCCGCTGCCGCTATTAGTGATCGCGAGCAAGGGGTCGAACATAAAGTATTGACCATTGCTGAATTAAAAGTGATTGAGCCTAATGCTAATTTTGATGGTTTTGTTGGCGCAATTCACTGGCTAAACTCATGGCAAGTATCCAACCCAAGTGCCTTGGTCAAAGCGTATGCTAAGAGCTTTCAAGAGATGGGCGGTGAGATAAAAGAAAGCAATGTGAAAGCGATTACTCCTGATGGAGATGGTTGGAAAGTAATCACCGATAGTGACACTTACTATAGCGATGATTTGGTTATAGCTGCTGGACCTTGGTCTAACGAGTTAATCAAACCGTTAGGATATGACCTGCCACTATTTCCAATGCGCGGTTATCATCAGCACTTTAAAATTACCGGCAAAAACACTATCAATCACAGTATGTTTGACATGGATAAAGGCTTTGTCATGGGGCCAATGCAGCAAGGTATCCGCATTACTACCGGTGCTGAGATGACTACCATGGATGCGCCAAAGAATTTCGGACAGCTAAAAACTGTACTGAAGCTCGCCAAAAAAATATTACCATTAGAGGAAGCAGTAGAATCTGAAGCATGGGCAGGATCACGTCCATGTATGCCAGATATGAAGCCGGTCATTGGCCCAGCTGGCAAGCATGACAAATTATGGTTTGCCTTTGGTCACAGCCATCAAGGCTTTACCTTAGGGCCGATTACTGGGCGTCTGGTTGAAGAGCTGATTCATAATAAGCCATCAACGGTCGATGTTGCACCATTTAACGCCCAGCGTTTTTCTAAATAA
- a CDS encoding RidA family protein, with amino-acid sequence MQKLHSSQRMSKIVIHNQTIYLSGQVGNAEDDIKAQTLTCLEKVQSLLEEVGSDKSKMLSATVWVKSMSDFAAMNEVWDKWFEGIQPPARACGESALARPELLVEVTVIAAE; translated from the coding sequence ATGCAAAAGCTGCACAGCAGTCAACGTATGAGCAAAATTGTCATTCATAACCAGACCATTTATTTATCAGGTCAAGTAGGCAATGCTGAAGACGATATCAAAGCGCAAACGTTAACTTGCCTAGAGAAAGTTCAAAGTTTGCTTGAAGAAGTCGGTAGTGATAAATCAAAAATGCTATCAGCTACGGTCTGGGTAAAAAGCATGTCAGATTTTGCCGCGATGAATGAAGTATGGGATAAGTGGTTTGAAGGCATTCAGCCGCCCGCTCGTGCTTGTGGCGAGTCCGCTCTAGCACGTCCTGAGCTGTTAGTAGAAGTGACGGTCATTGCAGCTGAATAA
- a CDS encoding rhodanese-like domain-containing protein translates to MKTPHDLVAAAKAQIKEVSVTQAEATCHKVDVIIDVREPAEYAAGHIEGAVLVPRGMLEFVVSDLPAVNGTDTSILLYCKSSGRGALAAQSLEALGYKNVVSVTGGYDAWVEAGKPTVMPNDNVDFG, encoded by the coding sequence ATGAAAACTCCACATGACTTAGTAGCTGCTGCAAAAGCACAAATTAAAGAAGTATCAGTGACGCAGGCAGAAGCTACTTGCCACAAAGTCGACGTTATTATCGATGTACGAGAGCCTGCTGAATATGCTGCAGGTCATATTGAAGGGGCGGTATTGGTGCCTCGTGGTATGCTGGAATTTGTAGTGTCTGATCTGCCGGCTGTTAATGGTACTGATACTTCAATCTTATTATATTGCAAATCCAGTGGACGAGGGGCATTGGCTGCTCAGTCTTTAGAAGCGCTTGGCTATAAAAATGTGGTCTCTGTTACTGGTGGTTATGATGCTTGGGTTGAAGCGGGTAAGCCAACAGTGATGCCAAATGATAACGTTGATTTTGGTTAA
- a CDS encoding peroxiredoxin — protein sequence MRNRQHARENCSCQDDVAPTNAIQFPQLNQPAPDFNALTTDGKKSLDDYKGQWLVLFSHPADFTPVCTTEFIAFANKAVDFRAKNCELLGLSIDSVHSHIAWMRNIKENFGVEITFPIIADLSMQVAKAYGMIQPGASDTSAVRATFIIDPEGVLRAMVYYPMSNGRSVDEFLRLLDALQTSDANKVATPENWKVGEPVIVPPPRTAKEAESRADEGYEYTDWYFSQKTL from the coding sequence ATGAGAAACCGTCAACACGCACGCGAAAACTGTTCATGCCAAGACGACGTGGCACCAACCAACGCCATTCAGTTTCCGCAGCTTAATCAACCTGCACCGGATTTTAATGCGCTTACTACTGACGGTAAGAAGTCATTGGACGATTATAAAGGTCAATGGTTGGTACTATTTTCTCATCCTGCAGACTTTACCCCAGTATGTACTACTGAATTTATCGCATTCGCTAATAAAGCGGTAGATTTCCGTGCTAAGAACTGTGAGTTATTGGGATTATCTATTGATAGCGTGCACTCTCATATTGCTTGGATGCGTAATATCAAAGAAAACTTTGGTGTAGAAATCACCTTCCCTATTATTGCTGATCTATCCATGCAGGTTGCTAAGGCTTATGGCATGATTCAGCCGGGCGCGAGTGATACTTCGGCAGTGCGAGCCACCTTTATTATTGATCCAGAAGGTGTGTTGCGGGCGATGGTCTATTATCCAATGAGCAATGGTCGATCTGTAGATGAATTCTTACGCTTACTTGATGCCTTACAAACCAGCGATGCCAACAAAGTTGCTACTCCAGAGAACTGGAAAGTAGGCGAACCAGTCATTGTACCGCCACCACGCACTGCTAAAGAAGCGGAAAGCCGTGCTGACGAAGGCTATGAGTATACCGATTGGTACTTTAGTCAAAAAACTCTGTAA